The following are from one region of the Quercus robur chromosome 1, dhQueRobu3.1, whole genome shotgun sequence genome:
- the LOC126711562 gene encoding uncharacterized protein LOC126711562, protein MWKPPPTNMLKINFNGAVFQKENRSGVEVVIRNSKALVIASLSQQLPRAYQPLEVEALAVVRALEFGAKIGLKEMVMEGDLEIIVNELKTDGSAMGSVALILQDATLFSSFFTKLLYSYVRREGNKLVYSLARHSLNVIDYAVWMENVPPPSFYVMQADLANR, encoded by the coding sequence ATGTGGAAACCTCCTCCAACTAATATGCTGAAAATCAACTTCAATGGTGCAGTTTTTCAAAAGGAAAACAGAAGCGGTGTCGAGGTTGTCATCCGAAATTCTAAAGCCTTGGTTATTGCCTCTCTATCCCAGCAGCTTCCCCGAGCTTACCAACCTCTTGAGGTGGAGGCTCTAGCAGTGGTCCGAGCCCTGGAATTTGGAGCAAAAATTGGATTAAAAGAAATGGTTATGGAGGGTGACTTGGAGATTATTGTTAATGAACTGAAGACAGATGGTTCCGCCATGGGGTCAGTAGCATTAATCTTGCAGGAtgcaactttattctctagtttTTTCACTAAATTACTATACTCTTATGTTAGGAGGGAAGGTAATAAACTTGTCTATAGTTTGGCCAGGCATTCCTTAAATGTCATAGATTATGCAGTGTGGATGGAGAATGTTCCACCACCTTCTTTTTATGTTATGCAAGCTGATCTAGCCAACCgttaa